One Triticum dicoccoides isolate Atlit2015 ecotype Zavitan chromosome 3B, WEW_v2.0, whole genome shotgun sequence genomic window, ctcctccttcctccgTCCAGGCCGCGGCTACGAGTTCTTCCGACTGGCCGGCCGGAGAGTTTCTCATCTCATCGTCTAATCGTCGGAGAGAGTGGTCCATCAGTTGCCTTCCCGCGTCTGAATTTCTCGTACAATCCCTGTGGCCTGTGCCTACAAGATGGAGAGGAGAGCGGCGAGGAGAAGCTCCGCCCACCACAGCCGAATGCAGATGCCGCCGGCGCCGGTGGGGCAGAAGCAGCACCAGCAGACGCAGACGCAGCGCCGCGGGGGGTCGAAGAGCTGCCagagaacgccgccgccgccgggctgcTTCACCATCCAGCTGCTCATGGTGTTCCTCTGGGTGGCCGCGTCGCTCGCCTTCCTGCCGCTCCTGCTGCCGCCGCTACCCCCGCCGCCGctctcgctgctgctgctgcccgtGTGCCTGCTCGCCGTcctcgccgcgctggccttcgtccCGCTCGACGCCCACAGCAACGTCGTCGGCGGCGGCTCGTCTTGTTTGTAGAGAGGCTGCATTTTCTTTTCCGTGTCGGTCAGAGCTAGTTGTTTCAGATCTAGCCTGTAGTACAAACTGTGAACCTTTTTTTAAGATTAGGATTAGGATTAGGATTAATTAACAGAGGACTACTTTTTGGCTTTGTAATCACTTGAATTCGGGCAATGTCAATTGAGATCTCACGGTATTTATGCTTATCAACTGAAAAGAACTTCCAGGAAGTGGAATCCATAAATCATTCGTTGAAACAAGAAAGAAAATACTCTGCGTGTCCAATAATAGTATAAGACCATTTTGCAAGCTATGTTAGACTGCAAACCGGACACCGCATCTGTCGACAAAGAAGGGACCAGTCCATAAATGGGAGCCGGCCATCCAAAACTAGCCGAATACATCAAccctcaatttttttaaaaaaatctaatGCATCTGCACGTTCAAAATAGTTCCATATATCTAGTTTTAGTTTAAGattagtttaaaaaatgttcaaatgcAACAGTAGTTCTAATTTAAATATTACACTTCAACAATGTTGTCCTAGTTAAAAAAAACAAGCAATGCTGTCCTTGTTAACCGTCCACGGATGCTCAATCAGATCTATGTTCAGTTATTCATGAGTTGCTCGATGCCGAATTTGTTGATGTATTTCAACAAATTCATCAAATGTAGCCGGATTTTGATCTAGAAGTTCAATAGGATCATCCATGTTCTCAAATTCAAGACCTACGGCCGCATCCacggtcatgttgtgcatgatcacacaacatgtcatcacctcccacaaggtctcCAGATCCCATTGTTTAGCAGGTCTAAAAACAACTGCAAAACGTACCTGTAGAACTCCAACTGCACTCtcaacatcttttctagccgcttCCTGCTTTGACCAATTGAGTCAGAGCTGgtcttgacaaaggtagctcatgaaGAATAGATACTGTCAATCAGATAGTAGCCCATGTTGTATGCATGCCCATTGACAGTATAGTGGCAAGGAGGGTCCCTTTAGTCACCCTGGCAAACAATGGTGATCGCTGCAGCACATTAATGTCATTGTGAGACCTGGGCATGCCAAATAAAGCGTGTCAAGTTTAAAGATCCTATGATGCAAGTGCTTCAATAATGATCGTGGACTTCTTAACATGACATTGGTATTGCCCTTTATAGCTTTTGGGCAGTTCTGCCATCTCCAATGCATGCAACCAAGAGATCCGAGCAAACCTAGCCACCCTCTTGCTTCGGACATTGCCAAGATCCTGTCTGTGTCTGCGACAGGTTGTTCTTCTCTTAGGTACCGAGGTCCAAACACCAAGACCACGGCATCTCCGCATGTGCTCTCACACATCTATAGGCACTAGTGGAGAAAGTGATAGCCACAACTTTCATTGGTGGCCCTGCATTTTACATCCGCGCCAGCACTATTTTTTTCAAATAGTGCTGGCGTAGGCCAAATCCGTACGCCAGCTTTACAAGCATAGTGCTGGCGTTGCTTGTTTTGTAAACGCCACAAATCTATTGACCCATATACACTCACTGTTTGGAAACCACCGGTGACGTTGGTTTTCTTTGCATGCCATAGTTATTTTGTTAGTGCTGGCGTTCTTTTTGTTAGTGCTGGCGTTCTTTTATGCTTTTTTGCCATCATTATTTTTATAGTTTTTTTTATCATTTTAGGAATTTTATTTTTTACCACGAGTTCAAATTTTGAGTCTTATATTTTGTCAAGTCTTTCATTAATTTtagtcttttttatttggcctgtgATTAGCTATGGCGTTGCCATTTTATCCAACGCCAACAATAACCTAGTAAAATACCTAAGTCCATCGCTCGCTCTCATTTCACACCCCACCCGGCCCGTCGTAGACACAACTCCCGTTGGACCAAAGCCgctgccgcccccgtcgccgcccctcgccggcaCCAAggttagatccactcctcccttcaCGCGGACACGCCAAACGGCCGGAAATTGTAGTGATAATCGtccgattgctattgtttcttcccTCCGTTGGCGGATCTGAGCTAGTTTAGTAGAAATTTATAGAATGTGTTATGTATGTTCTTCAAAGTTATCATTTTAGTTTTCTTTACACATTTATGTATAGGTTGACTGGTATATGTAAATCAAATAGCTTTGCATACATAATTTATTCTTATATATGGTAGTATGTGTATGTATAGAAGTCAGTTTGCTAGATCTTATTTATCAAAATAGATTCATAATTTTATCTATTCTACTTAATTAACAAAATCATGTCTTTCCAACACATGCAATATTCACTATAAAAGTATCTGATTTTGTTTTGATATAGCTCACACCAAGTATTTGATAATGAAACTTTACAAATCATATCTTTCCAACACATGAACTATTTT contains:
- the LOC119281872 gene encoding protein ORGAN SIZE RELATED 1-like, coding for MERRAARRSSAHHSRMQMPPAPVGQKQHQQTQTQRRGGSKSCQRTPPPPGCFTIQLLMVFLWVAASLAFLPLLLPPLPPPPLSLLLLPVCLLAVLAALAFVPLDAHSNVVGGGSSCL